The Helicobacter ibis DNA segment TTTGCTACCTCAATAATACATGAAGCAATTGTATTTCTCATTTTAGCTCCTCTAATGCTCTAGCATAAATTTCATCAGTAACCAAATAATAATGCCACTCTAGCTTATCTTCCATAAAGCTAACACCCTTACCCTTAGTAGTATCACATATCACGCATAAAGGCTTATCTTTTTTGTTATTTATAGCATTTATAATAGAATCTTCACAATGCCCATCTACACGCTCACAATCCCAGCTAAACGCTCTAAACTTATCCTCTAATGGCTCATAGTCTAATAGCTCACTAGCCCTACCATAGCCTTGCAAATCATTTCTATCAATTAATGCAACGATATTATTTAAACCTAGTTTTGCCCCAAGCATAAGTGCCTCCCAAATGCTTCCTTCTTGAATTTCACCATCACCCATTAGAACATAAATATTTCTATCTTGTTTATCTTTTTTAAAAGCCATAGCCATTCCAATAGCCATAGGTAGTGCATGTCCCAGGCTACCTGCTGATATTTCTATGTATTTATGCGTATTTCTATCTGTATGAGCTGGAAGTGTGCCTCCATTTTGATAATATGAAAAAAGCATTTCTTCACTCATCAATCCTTTGTGATAAAACGTAGAATATAAACTCATTGCAGAATGTGCTTTTGAGAGTAAAAATATATCTCTGCTTTCATAAGGGTCTAATCTTAAGACCTTAAAATACAAAGCACTAAAAATATCCACACAGCCTAAAGCAGAGCCTATATGAGGACCTCTTGCTTGATTTGCTAATTTTAATAGTGTTTTTCTTATTTCTTTTGCGATATCTGTCATATATTACCTTTTCTTGGACAAACACATAATGCAAAAAGATAATGTGCCATAGGATAAAACCCAGTATGCACAACCTCATCATTCATGCTAAAGACAAACACAGAATGAAAATACTTTTTGCAAAATTCCTTAAACTCCTCGCCACTCTTACAATTTACATGTTCAGCTTTTGAACCCTCACTTGCATATACTTGACTTTCTAATGAAGGGATACCAAGTATCAAATTACCCCCCCCCCCCGCAGAATCTAGCGGTTTTAAACTAGATAGTATATTTCTCATAAACATATCTTCGCTTTCTTTTGGAATATGTTCTAACACATCTAATGCATAAATTCCATCAAAAGCTCCAAATTCATCTTGCATTTGAGATAAATCAAGTGCAGTTAGTGTCATATTTTCTGGGCGGTTTAATTGTTTTGCTTGATCAATAAAAACTGGATCATAATCACTAGCTACCAAATGACCAACCGTATCAGCTACTATCGCAAAATAAAATACATCCGCACAACCAAGCTCTAAAACCTTATCATATCCACTGAACATTTTAGATACAAACTTATA contains these protein-coding regions:
- a CDS encoding transketolase, with product MTDIAKEIRKTLLKLANQARGPHIGSALGCVDIFSALYFKVLRLDPYESRDIFLLSKAHSAMSLYSTFYHKGLMSEEMLFSYYQNGGTLPAHTDRNTHKYIEISAGSLGHALPMAIGMAMAFKKDKQDRNIYVLMGDGEIQEGSIWEALMLGAKLGLNNIVALIDRNDLQGYGRASELLDYEPLEDKFRAFSWDCERVDGHCEDSIINAINNKKDKPLCVICDTTKGKGVSFMEDKLEWHYYLVTDEIYARALEELK
- a CDS encoding class I SAM-dependent methyltransferase; this translates as MDKVTKGKYFNRIVKEYDEGQVAQMGYMSSYAYFKQPIRLALAVARYKFVSKMFSGYDKVLELGCADVFYFAIVADTVGHLVASDYDPVFIDQAKQLNRPENMTLTALDLSQMQDEFGAFDGIYALDVLEHIPKESEDMFMRNILSSLKPLDSAGGGGNLILGIPSLESQVYASEGSKAEHVNCKSGEEFKEFCKKYFHSVFVFSMNDEVVHTGFYPMAHYLFALCVCPRKGNI